GGGCTGGAAGCTCAGATTGACGGAACCCGACGCCATGCTGCCCGGCCAGGTGACCTGGTAGGGGATACCGCCCACCTGCTGGCTCTGCACGACCTGCGAGTTGATGTCGAGCAGCGCCATCTGGACTTCGCCGTGCAGCGAGAAGGGCGTGAAGGTCATCGCCACGGCCGGCATCGAGCCGCCCTGCGGGAAGAATGCGTCGCGGATCTTCGAGGCGCGCTGGAACTCCTTGAGCGCCGGGTTCGAGAGCTCGCGCCCCAGCCGCGTGTCCTGCTTCCAGACCCAGTTGTCGCCCGTCATGTCGGCAAGCGGCGCGAGGTTTTGCGCGTAGAAGCGGTCGATCACCCCGTTGGGCGCAAACAGCCGTGCGAAGTCGGCCATCGGCACGTCGCGGCCGCTCTTGCGGGAGAACGGGAAGCGGTTGGCGATCACCTGCTCGCAGGGGCGCGTGACGGTCGCGACCAGCATCTGGTTGAGCTGCGCAATCGAGGTGTTGGCGGCGTCGCCCTCGAAATCGTCGACCGCGGCGTTGACCATGCGTGCAAGCTGCTTCGGAAGTCGCGAGGCGTTGGCGCGCAGATTGACCACCTGGAGCTGAAGGTTGGCGTTGGCGCGCTCGGCCTGCGAGGGGTTGGTCGCCGCAAGCACGAGGCTTTGATACACCTCGTAGAAGTTCTGGATCAGCGCGTCGATCGGGCGCTTGCCCGCTTCGCCGTCGACCAGCATGTGGAACTCGCGGAACTGCGCCTCGATATTGGCGCCCGGAACCTGCGTGGCGGCGTTGGCGAATGCGCCGCCGGCGCGGCTGTTCGATTTCTTGACCGCAAGGTCGATGCCGATCCGGGCAAGGCCACCGGCGCGCGAGGCCACCTTGCCGACGACCTTCGTTGTGGCCGCATCGACCGCTGCGTCCACATCCGCGTCGCCGTCGGCGGCCTGGGCTTCGCCTTCTGGCTCGTGGGTCAGCATGGTCTCGTGCGCGACCGCCTCGAAGAGCTGCCTGATCGGGGAGGTCGGCGAGGATGCGGCGGACAGCGTGACATACTGAGGCTTGTCCGCCGACATGGCCTTGAGCTTCACATTGTCCAGCGCGGCGTTCCACGCCTCGACGAAATCCTTTCCGTAGCGGTCGAGGAGTTCGGGGCCAAGCCGCTGGAATTGCTCCTCAATACCCTGCTGCTGGCCGATCTCGCCCATGACCCATTGCTCGTCCGCGATCTTGTCGGCGACCGCAGACAACTGGGTCAGGAAGAAGTCGTTGAAGCCGGCATAGGTGTAGAGCCCCGGCACCGCGATGGCGGAGAGATCGCTTCCGTCCATCGTCTCGAACACCAGGCTGGCGTCGGGACCGGCGCGGGCGGCGACCGAGAAATCCTCCATCGGCGCGGCGTAGGTGGCCGACTTGATCAGCGCATAGGCCCGGTCGGCCATGTTCATACGGCCAAGCGAGCGCTGGGCGGATTCGATCAGGGGACCGTTGAGCTCGAACAGCGGGTCGTGCCCGTCGTCAAGCTCCAGCATGGCCCGCAGGTGCTGCTCCAATTCCTCGCGCCCCTTGCGGTTGGCCGGGCCGGGATAGCGATCCTGCCAGTCCTGGTTCATCCAGGCGACGATCAGCTCGTCCTCCGTCCTCGGCGCCTTGCCGCCAAGCATCAGGTAGACCTTGAGCGCCTCGTAGAGCACGACCGGGTCGTTCATGTTGGCTTCGATGGTGCGCTCCATCTGGAGAATGAGGCGGGAGCGGAACATGCGCTCCAGTGCACGCCGGTAAGTGGTCTCCGAAGCCGACAGCAGCCGCCCGCGCTGGCTGAGGCCGAAGGTTTCCCTGGTCGGCGTGGAGGCGTCCCGGTTTTCGTAGCCGACCGGCAGGGTGCGCAGCGTGTTGAGCACGCCGACCACGATCTCCAGGTCGACGTCGGCGATGGTGTTGCTCTTCAGCTGTGCGTCTGCGTTGACGCGGTACTGCTCGACGGCGTTGTCGGTCGAATTGATCAGCGTCTTGTTGCTCGCGAAGCTGATGCCCCATGCGCCGAGCGCGCCGATCGCGACAAGGGCGAGTGCGGCGATGCCGCCATAGCGCAGGATGGCTGCGCGCCGCATCGCCGCCGCATCGAGGGACACCCAGCCGGACTCCGCGAAGATGACCTTCGTCAGCAGATCGCGCAGGAAAAAACTCCTGCCGGTTCCGGACATGTGGGCCGCGGCCGACTGGCTGCCGTAGCTGCGGCCGATGGCGCCCAGGACCTGGTCGATCGGCGTGCCTTCCTGCGTGCCGGAGGAGAAATAGAAGCCGCGCAGGTTGGCGTTCACCTGGTAGCGGGTGGGCTCGAAGATGCGGTTGAGGAAATCGGCGACGCGTTCCTTGAGCGTCGCGAACTGCGCGGGGAAGCCGAAGATGGCGATGCGCGCGATGGGGTCGGCTTCCTCATGCAGCCGGTCGGTGACTTCTTCGGTCAGTCGCTTGACCAGGTCGTCGAATTCCGCCGGAACCTGGCCGACCAGATTCTTCCTGCGGTCCTCGGTCTGGAAGGTCGCCCCCCACACCCTGCGACGCCGGTTCTCCGTGAAGTTGCCGAAATACTCCATGAAGCCGGCGATCAGGTCGGCCTTGGTGAACAGCGCATAGACCGGAAAATCGATCTTCAGCTCGTTGTGGATCTCCAGCAGGCGCTTGCGGATGGCGGCGGCGTGGGCGCTCAGTTCCTCGCCGCTGAGCTTCATCAGGTCTTCGAGGCTGATGGCGACGATGACGCCGTTGATCGGCTGCTTCACACGGTTCTTCTTCAGGAGGGACAGGAAGGACAGCCAGCTCTTCTTGTCTGCGTCCACGTCGGAGTCCTGGGTGGTGTAGCGGCCAGCCGTGTCGATCAGCACGGCTTCTTCCGTAAACCACCAGTCGCAGTAGCGCGTGCCGCCCACGCCGGCGACAGCCTTCGCACCCTCGGGGCCGGCCAGAGGGAACTTCAGTCCGGAGTTCACCAGCGCTGTCGTCTTGCCGGCACCTGGCGGACCGATGATGATGTACCAGGGAAGCTCGTAGAGGAAGTTGCGCTTGCCGCTGGAGCGCTTCAGCGTTTCCAGCGCCTCGGTCATGCGCTCGCCCAGCACCCTGGCGTCGCCGGTCGCGGCTTCGGTTTCGGCGACGGCGGCTTCCAGCGCCTTCTGCGCCTTGCGCTTGCGCCAGTAGCGGACGCCGTAGTAGCCGCCCACGCAGAGCAGGACGATGGCGATGATCAGAGCGCGCGGCCAGACCGGCTCCAGCGGGTGGACGTCCCCGAAGCCGATCATTGGTCCGCCGAACCAGACAGCCAGAACGAAGGCGACGAGCGCCAGCCAGATGGCGATGGTGACAAGCCACGCCCTCATGGCTGCACCGCCTGCGGAGCGGCCGCGTTCGTCAGGTTCAGCGTTTCCTCTCGCGGGATCATCAGGTCGACACGGCGGTTTTTGGCGCGGCCTTCGGGCGTCGCGTTGTCGGCCACCGGGTCGTCTTCGCCCCTGCCTTCGACGGCCAGGCGGGACGGATCGCTGATCTTCGGTTCAATGACGGCTGCCACCGATTTCGCTCGCGCCACCGACAGGTCGTAGTTGGACTTGAAGGCGCTCGACCTTTTCGGCTTCACGATGTCGGTGTGGCCGATGATCCTGATCGGCCCGGGCTCCGGCTCCAGTGCGGCGGCTATGCGGTCGGCGATCGGCGCGAACTCATCCTTCACCTCGGCTCGCCCGGAGGCGAAGAGCAGGAGGTTGTTGATCTCGACGACGATGAAGTCGCCTTTGCCGACGACGTCGAGGCCGCCGGCGGCGATCTCGGGGGCGAGGGCGGCGCGGATGCGCTCCAGTTGGGTCTGGTCGCGCAGCTCCTCGACATAGGGCGTGAAGGCGGCTCGCTCGATGGTAATCGGCTCGTTCGGATTGAGCGCCAGCAGCTTGTCGGCCAGGGCGTCCCCGTCATTGCCGATGAGCAGTCGCAGCAGGAAGTATATGCCGGCCAGCAGCGCAATGACGGCCGCGGCGATCGCCCACAGCGGGATGCGCGGACCGAGGTTCGACATCAGCTTCGCCATGCCCTGCCAGCGGGGCGAGATGTCCTCATCGGGGCGCGACTTGAGGTGGCGCAGCGTCTCGTAGACGTCGCGGCGCACGCGCTGCAGGTCGCGGTCGCCGCCCGCCATGCCCCGGTACTGGCCCTCGAAGCCGAGGGACAGGCAGGCATGCATCAGTTCGAGCAGGTCGAAGTGCTGGGCCGGATTGGCCAGCAGCTTGTTCAGCGCCTCGAAGAAGCCGACGCCGGAAGTGCGCACCTGGAAGAACTGCGCCAGCATCGAGTACTGCATCCAGACGTGCCTGTCGGTGCCCGGCAGGTTCTGGACGATGTCGTCGGCGGTGCCGCACAGCGCGTATTTGGCGATGCGGACATCTTCGGCCGGAACGCCGGCTTCGGTGACCTTGCGCTCGAATTCGCGGATCGCGTTCGCCACATGGTTCATCAGCGGCACGGCCTGCATGTCGATGATCATGAGGCGCAGCCTGCCGAGGAGGATCAGCAGCGGCGCAGCCGCGGTCGTGATCGGATTGGCGGCCGAGTATTCGCCGCCGTCGCGGGCGTTGAGCGCCACCTCAAGCGGGATCTTCTCGACGGGCTCGACAGGCTGGCCGGGCTCTGCGCTGCCGGGGAAGAAGGCGCTGCCCGCGCCGCCCTTCATCCAGTCGTCTTCGGCGTCGGGCACGCTGTAGCGCTTCGCCGGATCGGCAAACGGACTGGCCGGATCCTGGCGGCCCGGCGCGCCGGGCGCGGGCTGCCGCGCCTGCTGGGGCGCAAACACGGTCGGCTCGGAGGGACGTTCGTTTCCGTTGGACGATCCAGGCATCGGGGAGGGCTTGAACTGTTCCGGACGCAGCGCGCCGCCGGGGTTCGGTCGAATGACCGTCTTGCCGCCTGAGCCAAAGGGATCGTCCTTGGAGCTCATCGTCGGTCTTCCATGATGGCCCAAAGATCGAGTTGCAGGCCCGGCCACTCGCCGGCGAAGTGCAGGCCCATGCTGGTCGCCTGGCTGAATTCGGGCCAGAGCGGGGAGGATTTGTCGAGATAGAAGTAGACGTGGTCGGAGATCGCCCTGATCTGGCGCGGCGGCGTCGGCATGTGGACGAGTTCGATGCCGGGCAGATGCGTCTGCACGATCTCGTTCATGCGGGTGTTGGGCCCCACCTTGCAGAGCGCCGGGAACTGCTGCTGGATCTGGGTCAGCGGCCGGCTTGCCGCCACCTCGATGACGAAGGTCGCGTTGCGGAAAAGAGCCCGGTCCGTCACCTGCGCGATGAAGGCGTTCGGCGCGCGCTCGATCAGGTTCAGCCTGATGGCGCGGCCGATGTCGAGGCTGAGCAGGCGCTGGATGTCGCCAAGCACCGGCTCGAAGACGGTGTCGAGCGAATCCTGGTCGTACTCTCCGTATTCCGCGGCAAGGCGCTTGGGCGAGAACGTCCACAATTCGCCCGACATGCGCAGCAGTTGCCTGTAGGCCTCCACCGGGTGCACGTATTTCGAGCCCCGCATGTGCTTCAGCACGTTGATCTCGCGATTGAGCATCTGAAGCATGAAGTAGTCGAATGTTTGGAGGCCGCCGCCCGAGCTCGGGTCGGCGGCGTAGCGTGCAAGCGTCTCGAGCTTGGTGTCGACCCAGCCGATCACGCGATCGATCCAGCCGGAGACGACCGGGTGCGCATGCGTCACCAGCACCGGCGGGGCGAAGGTCTCGTCGAAGACGATCGTCTTGTCGCGCACCTCCAGCACGCGCGCCGCCTTGAGCGAATGAAAGCCAGGCTTGGGCGTCTTGCGCACCTCGAACTCGACGCGCGGATGCGCAACCTCGATCTCCTGTTCGACGAACAGGCTGGAGGCGGAATCGATCACGGTTTCGAGATCGCGCGCGTAGCGGCTGCCGCTCGACGCTTCCGGCATGTCGACTTCGCGGCCATTGACGGTGGCGACTGGCAGGGTGAGCCAGACGAGCTGGCGGTCGATGCCCTCCGGCATGTCGATGGGTTCGGGCAGGGGGCTGGTGCCCGGCATGTCGAAGGGCGTGCCGTCCTGGAAGACGCCGGTCGCCCGGCGGAGCGCGAACTTGTTCTGCTGCGCCAAGTCGCGATCGATCTCGATCTGCGAAAAGCCCCAGGGGTAGGGGGAGATCTGCGCGACGCGGCTTTCCAGCAGCCGTTCGTAATAGCGGTCGTTCTGCTGCAGATGATGCTGCCGCAGGAACAGTCCCTCCGACCAGGCTACCTTGCTATACCAGGACATTTTCGGTGAAGCCCTCCACCCGGAAAACGCACGTATCGGTATGCTCGCAGTCGCTGATTGCGATGCTAGTCCAAGGCCTTGGAACTGTCGATGGAAGATCGCAGAGGCGCGGCCTGCCCAGGTTCAAGGCATCGGTACATGACGGCGGTGCTTCGGACGGCCTGTCGGGCGTTGGGACCATGCATCGGCGCAAACCAGCGGGACGGCCGGGCGCGAGCGGCTAGAACACGCCGCCAATGCCGATGCCGCCGCTGATATCAGGAGGCGGGGCAGCCGGGCGCGTCCCGCTGTTGCTGCGCCGTGTCGAGCGCTGCTTGGTGGGCTTGCCGTTCGTGGCCCTGCGACCGCTGTCCGTCGATGCGCTGGCTTCGCGCACCTTCTTGACCGCCACCGGCTGCTTGCAGATGCGGCCTGATCTGAGGAACAGGTCGCCGAGCAGTTCGACGGTCGGTTCGGTCGCGCCGGCGGCCTGCTTTGTGTTGCGATAGTAGTCCGCAAGGGCGCGTGTAGATCCCTTGCCCCAGTCGCCGTCGACTTCCATGCGATAGCAGCCGAGGCGGCGCAGTTCCGTCTGCACGCTGCGCGCCAGCTCGGTCGCCTTCGCCTCCGAATCCTC
This portion of the Mesorhizobium shangrilense genome encodes:
- the tssM gene encoding type VI secretion system membrane subunit TssM, translated to MRAWLVTIAIWLALVAFVLAVWFGGPMIGFGDVHPLEPVWPRALIIAIVLLCVGGYYGVRYWRKRKAQKALEAAVAETEAATGDARVLGERMTEALETLKRSSGKRNFLYELPWYIIIGPPGAGKTTALVNSGLKFPLAGPEGAKAVAGVGGTRYCDWWFTEEAVLIDTAGRYTTQDSDVDADKKSWLSFLSLLKKNRVKQPINGVIVAISLEDLMKLSGEELSAHAAAIRKRLLEIHNELKIDFPVYALFTKADLIAGFMEYFGNFTENRRRRVWGATFQTEDRRKNLVGQVPAEFDDLVKRLTEEVTDRLHEEADPIARIAIFGFPAQFATLKERVADFLNRIFEPTRYQVNANLRGFYFSSGTQEGTPIDQVLGAIGRSYGSQSAAAHMSGTGRSFFLRDLLTKVIFAESGWVSLDAAAMRRAAILRYGGIAALALVAIGALGAWGISFASNKTLINSTDNAVEQYRVNADAQLKSNTIADVDLEIVVGVLNTLRTLPVGYENRDASTPTRETFGLSQRGRLLSASETTYRRALERMFRSRLILQMERTIEANMNDPVVLYEALKVYLMLGGKAPRTEDELIVAWMNQDWQDRYPGPANRKGREELEQHLRAMLELDDGHDPLFELNGPLIESAQRSLGRMNMADRAYALIKSATYAAPMEDFSVAARAGPDASLVFETMDGSDLSAIAVPGLYTYAGFNDFFLTQLSAVADKIADEQWVMGEIGQQQGIEEQFQRLGPELLDRYGKDFVEAWNAALDNVKLKAMSADKPQYVTLSAASSPTSPIRQLFEAVAHETMLTHEPEGEAQAADGDADVDAAVDAATTKVVGKVASRAGGLARIGIDLAVKKSNSRAGGAFANAATQVPGANIEAQFREFHMLVDGEAGKRPIDALIQNFYEVYQSLVLAATNPSQAERANANLQLQVVNLRANASRLPKQLARMVNAAVDDFEGDAANTSIAQLNQMLVATVTRPCEQVIANRFPFSRKSGRDVPMADFARLFAPNGVIDRFYAQNLAPLADMTGDNWVWKQDTRLGRELSNPALKEFQRASKIRDAFFPQGGSMPAVAMTFTPFSLHGEVQMALLDINSQVVQSQQVGGIPYQVTWPGSMASGSVNLSFQPQIPGRQSAINFDGPWALMRLFDAGSVTKRGDNIMARFVVGGRDVAYTIQVGAIDNPFFLPALSEFSCPAGL
- the tssL gene encoding type VI secretion system protein TssL, long form, producing the protein MSSKDDPFGSGGKTVIRPNPGGALRPEQFKPSPMPGSSNGNERPSEPTVFAPQQARQPAPGAPGRQDPASPFADPAKRYSVPDAEDDWMKGGAGSAFFPGSAEPGQPVEPVEKIPLEVALNARDGGEYSAANPITTAAAPLLILLGRLRLMIIDMQAVPLMNHVANAIREFERKVTEAGVPAEDVRIAKYALCGTADDIVQNLPGTDRHVWMQYSMLAQFFQVRTSGVGFFEALNKLLANPAQHFDLLELMHACLSLGFEGQYRGMAGGDRDLQRVRRDVYETLRHLKSRPDEDISPRWQGMAKLMSNLGPRIPLWAIAAAVIALLAGIYFLLRLLIGNDGDALADKLLALNPNEPITIERAAFTPYVEELRDQTQLERIRAALAPEIAAGGLDVVGKGDFIVVEINNLLLFASGRAEVKDEFAPIADRIAAALEPEPGPIRIIGHTDIVKPKRSSAFKSNYDLSVARAKSVAAVIEPKISDPSRLAVEGRGEDDPVADNATPEGRAKNRRVDLMIPREETLNLTNAAAPQAVQP
- the tssK gene encoding type VI secretion system baseplate subunit TssK — its product is MSWYSKVAWSEGLFLRQHHLQQNDRYYERLLESRVAQISPYPWGFSQIEIDRDLAQQNKFALRRATGVFQDGTPFDMPGTSPLPEPIDMPEGIDRQLVWLTLPVATVNGREVDMPEASSGSRYARDLETVIDSASSLFVEQEIEVAHPRVEFEVRKTPKPGFHSLKAARVLEVRDKTIVFDETFAPPVLVTHAHPVVSGWIDRVIGWVDTKLETLARYAADPSSGGGLQTFDYFMLQMLNREINVLKHMRGSKYVHPVEAYRQLLRMSGELWTFSPKRLAAEYGEYDQDSLDTVFEPVLGDIQRLLSLDIGRAIRLNLIERAPNAFIAQVTDRALFRNATFVIEVAASRPLTQIQQQFPALCKVGPNTRMNEIVQTHLPGIELVHMPTPPRQIRAISDHVYFYLDKSSPLWPEFSQATSMGLHFAGEWPGLQLDLWAIMEDRR